The Euphorbia lathyris chromosome 2, ddEupLath1.1, whole genome shotgun sequence genome includes a window with the following:
- the LOC136218664 gene encoding enoyl-CoA delta isomerase 2, peroxisomal-like, whose translation MCTLEQRGNIFILTLTGDDEHRLSPSLITSLLSTLRQLKSQATRGSVLVTTSQGKFFSNGFDLAWAKAAGSKWMDRLHEMVESFRPVIAEMLSLPMPTIAAVQGHAAAAGFLFALSHDYFLMRSDKGVLYMSEIDIGLPLPDYFAAMFRSKMPGVSTRRDVLLRGTKVRGEEAVRMGIVEAAYDNEKSLAEAAMHLGEQFTSRKWDGENYQEIRKSLYPDACGVLGLRIGKVDAKL comes from the coding sequence ATGTGCACGTTAGAGCAGCGCGGCAATATCTTTATTTTGACGCTTACCGGCGACGATGAGCATCGGTTGAGCCCTTCTCTCATCACCTCCCTCCTATCGACTCTACGCCAACTCAAGTCACAGGCTACTCGCGGCTCAGTTCTTGTAACCACATCTCAAGGAAAATTCTTCTCCAATGGCTTCGATCTCGCCTGGGCTAAGGCCGCCGGCTCCAAATGGATGGACCGCCTGCATGAAATGGTCGAATCATTTAGGCCGGTGATTGCCGAGATGTTATCTCTCCCGATGCCCACCATTGCAGCAGTCCAGGGTCACGCCGCGGCTGCTGGATTCTTGTTCGCTTTAAGCCACGATTACTTCTTAATGAGGAGTGATAAAGGCGTGCTGTACATGAGTGAGATCGACATAGGGCTTCCGCTGCCGGATTATTTCGCGGCTATGTTCCGATCGAAGATGCCCGGTGTTTCTACTAGGCGCGATGTTCTCCTTAGAGGTACCAAAGTGAGGGGAGAAGAGGCTGTGAGGATGGGGATCGTGGAGGCAGCGTACGATAATGAAAAAAGCTTGGCTGAAGCTGCGATGCACCTAGGGGAGCAGTTTACTTCGAGGAAATGGGACGGCGAGAATTACCAGGAAATAAGGAAGAGTTTATATCCGGACGCCTGCGGCGTGCTGGGACTGCGGATCGGCAAAGTGGATGCTAAACTTTAA
- the LOC136218662 gene encoding actin-related protein 9 isoform X1: MDYLKTVVPSQLIAERGSNLVVINPGSANVRIGLAQHDIPFNIPHCIARYTNQTPKLNVQDQLLNSQVTTVQHMEREKAYDIIASLMKIPFLDEEVANNAFPRKIGRVDGYNPHNGRKDMALAWTNIYEQEKNPSLATEGATNEGQVGESLDKNASTDVKELSTSERKYRQFIYGEEALRVSPADPYCLHRPIRRGHLNISQRYPMQQVLEDLHAIWDWILIEKLHIPQSERNMYAAVLVLPETFDNREIKEMVSVVLRDLHFSSAVVHQEGLAAVFGNGLSTACVVNVGAQVTSVICVEDGVALPNTEKTLPFGGEDMSRCLLWTQRHHQTWPQIRTDILTKPIDLLMLNRLRESYCEIREGEVDAVAVVHSYDDGVTAGSHRTRLTALNVPPMGLFYPMLFVPDVYPPPPRSWFHDYEDMLEDTWHIDYPRRPEISDSSYSGINVGLPMWDNFPVFSSKPKKEEKVGLAEAITGSILSTGRIDLKRKLFCSIQLIGGVALTPGIIPTVEERVLHSIPSNEAIDTVEVLQSRMDATFVSWRGGSILGILDFSRDAWIHREEWIRNGIQVGSGRKYKDSYYLQAQAVCYINS, from the exons ATG GATTATTTGAAGACGGTGGTGCCTTCACAACTCATCGCCGAGAGAGGCTCCAATTTGGTTGTCATCAACCCTG GGTCTGCAAATGTCAGAATCGGCCTTGCACAACACGACATTCCCTTCAATATCCCACATTGCATTGCTCGCTATACTAATCAAACCCCCAAACTTAATGTTCAAGATCAG TTGCTCAATTCTCAGGTTACAACAGTACAGCACATGGAGCgcgagaaagcatatgatatt ATCGCTTCTTTGATGAAGATACCTTTTCTGGATGAGGAGGTTGCTAACAACGCTTTCCCGCGCAAG ATAGGGCGTGTTGATGGATATAATCCACACAATGGCAGGAAGGATATGGCTCTTGCGTGGACTAACATATATGAGCAGGAAAAGAATCCTTCTTTGGCTACAG AAGGAGCAACAAATGAGGGTCAAGTTGGTGAATCCTTAGATAAGAATGCAAGCACAGACGTGAAGGAGCTCAGTACAAGTGAACGTAAATACAGACAGTTTATATATGGTGAGGAAGCACTTAGAGTATCCCCTGCAGATCCATATTGTTTACATCGCCCTATTCGCAGGGGTCATTTGAACATTTCACAACGTTATCCGATGCAGCAG GTGCTTGAAGACCTACATGCTATATGGGATTGGATATTGATTGAGAAACTGCATATCCCTCAGTCAGAAAGAAACATGTATGCTGCAGTCCTTGTTTTGCCAGAAACATTTGACAATCGCG AGATAAAAGAAATGGTGTCTGTAGTTCTACGAGATTTGCACTTCAGCTCAGCAGTAGTACACCAG GAAGGCCTTGCTGCAGTTTTTGGGAATGGTTTATCAACAGCATGTGTTGTAAATGTTGGTGCTCAAGTGACATCTGTCATTTGTGTTGAG GATGGAGTTGCTCTACCTAATACGGAAAAGACTTTGCCCTTTGGTGGAGAG GACATGTCAAGATGTCTACTCTGGACCCAAAGGCATCATCAGACGTGGCCCCAAATTCGAACTGACATTTTGACAAAACCTATAGATCTGCTGATGCTTAACAGACTGAGGGAGTCCTATTGTGAGATCAGG GAAGGAGAGGTTGATGCTGTAGCTGTAGTTCACTCTTATGACGATGGGGTGACAGCTGGATCTCATAGGACTAGGCTAACTGCTCTTAAT GTGCCTCCTATGGGTCTATTCTATCCAATGCTTTTTGTTCCAGATGTGTACCCTCCACCACCCCGATCCTG GTTCCATGACTATGAGGATATGCTAGAAGATACATGGCATATAGACTACCCTAGAAGACCTGAGATATCAGACAGTTCATATTCAGGAATTAATGTTGGACTACCGATGTGGGATAATTTTCCAGTTTTCTCTTCTAAGCCCAAGAAAGAAGAGAAGGTTGGTCTTGCTGAAGCAATCACTGGCAGCATTTTATCAACAG GTCGTATAGACCTCAAGAGAAAACTGTTTTGCAGCATACAGTTG ATTGGTGGAGTGGCTTTGACACCTGGAATCATTCCCACTGTGGAGGAAAG AGTTTTACATTCAATTCCCTCAAATGAAGCAATTGATACTGTTGAG GTTTTGCAATCAAGAATGGATGCAACTTTTGTGTCCTGGAGAGGAGGCTCG ATCCTTGGAATTCTTGATTTTAGCCGAGATGCTTGGATACACAGGGAGGAATGGATTCGAAATGGGATTCAAGTTGGGAGTGGCAGAAAATACAAGGACTCTTACTATCTTCAAGCACAAGCtgtgtgttatataaattcttAA
- the LOC136218662 gene encoding actin-related protein 9 isoform X2 → MDYLKTVVPSQLIAERGSNLVVINPGSANVRIGLAQHDIPFNIPHCIARYTNQTPKLNVQDQLLNSQVTTVQHMEREKAYDIIASLMKIPFLDEEVANNAFPRKIGRVDGYNPHNGRKDMALAWTNIYEQEKNPSLATEGATNEGQVGESLDKNASTDVKELSTSERKYRQFIYGEEALRVSPADPYCLHRPIRRGHLNISQRYPMQQVLEDLHAIWDWILIEKLHIPQSERNMYAAVLVLPETFDNREIKEMVSVVLRDLHFSSAVVHQEGLAAVFGNGLSTACVVNVGAQVTSVICVEDMSRCLLWTQRHHQTWPQIRTDILTKPIDLLMLNRLRESYCEIREGEVDAVAVVHSYDDGVTAGSHRTRLTALNVPPMGLFYPMLFVPDVYPPPPRSWFHDYEDMLEDTWHIDYPRRPEISDSSYSGINVGLPMWDNFPVFSSKPKKEEKVGLAEAITGSILSTGRIDLKRKLFCSIQLIGGVALTPGIIPTVEERVLHSIPSNEAIDTVEVLQSRMDATFVSWRGGSILGILDFSRDAWIHREEWIRNGIQVGSGRKYKDSYYLQAQAVCYINS, encoded by the exons ATG GATTATTTGAAGACGGTGGTGCCTTCACAACTCATCGCCGAGAGAGGCTCCAATTTGGTTGTCATCAACCCTG GGTCTGCAAATGTCAGAATCGGCCTTGCACAACACGACATTCCCTTCAATATCCCACATTGCATTGCTCGCTATACTAATCAAACCCCCAAACTTAATGTTCAAGATCAG TTGCTCAATTCTCAGGTTACAACAGTACAGCACATGGAGCgcgagaaagcatatgatatt ATCGCTTCTTTGATGAAGATACCTTTTCTGGATGAGGAGGTTGCTAACAACGCTTTCCCGCGCAAG ATAGGGCGTGTTGATGGATATAATCCACACAATGGCAGGAAGGATATGGCTCTTGCGTGGACTAACATATATGAGCAGGAAAAGAATCCTTCTTTGGCTACAG AAGGAGCAACAAATGAGGGTCAAGTTGGTGAATCCTTAGATAAGAATGCAAGCACAGACGTGAAGGAGCTCAGTACAAGTGAACGTAAATACAGACAGTTTATATATGGTGAGGAAGCACTTAGAGTATCCCCTGCAGATCCATATTGTTTACATCGCCCTATTCGCAGGGGTCATTTGAACATTTCACAACGTTATCCGATGCAGCAG GTGCTTGAAGACCTACATGCTATATGGGATTGGATATTGATTGAGAAACTGCATATCCCTCAGTCAGAAAGAAACATGTATGCTGCAGTCCTTGTTTTGCCAGAAACATTTGACAATCGCG AGATAAAAGAAATGGTGTCTGTAGTTCTACGAGATTTGCACTTCAGCTCAGCAGTAGTACACCAG GAAGGCCTTGCTGCAGTTTTTGGGAATGGTTTATCAACAGCATGTGTTGTAAATGTTGGTGCTCAAGTGACATCTGTCATTTGTGTTGAG GACATGTCAAGATGTCTACTCTGGACCCAAAGGCATCATCAGACGTGGCCCCAAATTCGAACTGACATTTTGACAAAACCTATAGATCTGCTGATGCTTAACAGACTGAGGGAGTCCTATTGTGAGATCAGG GAAGGAGAGGTTGATGCTGTAGCTGTAGTTCACTCTTATGACGATGGGGTGACAGCTGGATCTCATAGGACTAGGCTAACTGCTCTTAAT GTGCCTCCTATGGGTCTATTCTATCCAATGCTTTTTGTTCCAGATGTGTACCCTCCACCACCCCGATCCTG GTTCCATGACTATGAGGATATGCTAGAAGATACATGGCATATAGACTACCCTAGAAGACCTGAGATATCAGACAGTTCATATTCAGGAATTAATGTTGGACTACCGATGTGGGATAATTTTCCAGTTTTCTCTTCTAAGCCCAAGAAAGAAGAGAAGGTTGGTCTTGCTGAAGCAATCACTGGCAGCATTTTATCAACAG GTCGTATAGACCTCAAGAGAAAACTGTTTTGCAGCATACAGTTG ATTGGTGGAGTGGCTTTGACACCTGGAATCATTCCCACTGTGGAGGAAAG AGTTTTACATTCAATTCCCTCAAATGAAGCAATTGATACTGTTGAG GTTTTGCAATCAAGAATGGATGCAACTTTTGTGTCCTGGAGAGGAGGCTCG ATCCTTGGAATTCTTGATTTTAGCCGAGATGCTTGGATACACAGGGAGGAATGGATTCGAAATGGGATTCAAGTTGGGAGTGGCAGAAAATACAAGGACTCTTACTATCTTCAAGCACAAGCtgtgtgttatataaattcttAA